ACTATTGCGCTTTTCGTCATAGTCCAAATACATATCACGCACTAAGATTCGCCCTTTTGTGGGCTGATTTGTTTGGCTATTTGCGCTACCAAAAAGTGTGGCGTGGATTTGGGCGGACTTCGTATCATTAGAATCACTTGTAGATTCTGCGCTGTCGATAAAATTCCTTAAATGCTGATTTATGTAGAATTTTGTCCTTTGGCTTATCGTGCCTTTTATGGAGCTAGCTGGGATTAGTAGCTTTGCTTCGCTTAAAGTGCCATTTGCATAATCCACCACCTTTTCGCTCACGGCTATACTATCGGCGTATTCATCGCCAAAGCCACTGTCAAACAAATCGCCAAAGCCACTGCCAAACAAAAAGACATTTTCTGGTGTAAGTGTAAGCGCGTAGTGTGTGAAGTGGGATTTTGGCGTAAAATCTTGGGGTGTAAAAATCTGTGATAGAGATTGATTTAGCGAGCTTGATTTGCTAAAAGGATTTTGCAAAATCTCATAGCGGATTTCTAGTGTTTTTATAACGCCAAAGCCCTTTGTGCTGCCTGCACCAAAGCGAATGTAGGGCGAGTAAAAAAGGCTTAGGACTTTAAAAAAATCCTCTTTATCACGCTCGTTTTCACACTTCATTTCCATAGCACATTTGAAACGAGTGCCTTTGTAGATAATTTCCTCATCAAACTTCGCGCCGTCTTTGCACACGCCTTGTGCGCCGATAGCGTTGTGCTGTCTTTGTGGGAGGTGCAAAAAATAGCTTAAAAATTTGGATTTTTTTAGTGCGCTAAAGGGAATAAGGGATTCATTAACTTGCATTTTTTCATCAAGCAAAAGTGCGTTTGAAAAGATGATTTTCGAGCTAGAATCCTCTCTGCCCTTAGAAAATCCAAAGAGATTTTCTATTTCACTTTGGCTAAAAATCTCTTTTGCATTTGCGCGAATCACACCACAAATGCTAGTGCCTAAAATGAGTGGCAAACCATTAAAATCCCTCTGAATCGGACTATCATAAAGCATATCAAAATCCCCACACCCAAAACGAAGTGCGGAATCTGCCTCAAAAATGATATGTGCTAAAATCCTCATTTGCCACCTCCGCTTGTGGATTTGCTAAAATCTAAATCCGCCTTTGGCATACGCGTAGCCAAAAGCGCGATAGAATCTCTGTCGTGTCGCTCAATAAAATCTTGCAAAATCTCTTTGCCCTCTTCCCATTTATCTTTTAATCGCTCTTCTTTTATATAGCAAATGATTCGATTTTTTAATGCCTTATCATCTACCATTTGTGCAAATGCGCGAATCGCTCCCCATTGTGCGTTGGTAACTTTGCTAAATTTGCCTTTGTGCGTAGCGATGAAATTATCTATGGCATTTGCGCTTTCTACTTCGCGCATTTGTAAATCGCGCAAATCTTTTGCGTAAGCGACTAAGTCATTATCTAGGTTATTTTGTGGCGTGGCAATCTCGCCTTTGGGGCTATCTATGTGGCTTTGATTTAGCGCAAAGGGCTTATTATCTTTGCCTTGCATTAAAAAGCTAGGATTTACCAAAATCTCTCCATAGCCCTCACTCAAAAATCCACCGCACAAAATCCTGCCACTTTTTAGCTTGTCTTTATCGCTTTGGCTTAGATTGTGTAGCGTAATCACACTGCCTTGCTCTATGATAAGCCTTGCGCTGTCTTTTGCTTTGCGCTTTTGGTTGTAGGGTGTGTGGATTTTGGTTTTGATATGTGTTTTCTCCCACAATATTTGGGCTGAATCTAATCCCAAATTTTTCGCATTTGGGATAAAAGTCGGCATAGTGTTATCAAACAGTGCAAGTGATGAGGCGACATAAAGTGCCACCTCACTAAAATCTTGGCTAAAATCTTGCGCGTTTAAATTTAAATCGTGCTTTACGGGGGCAAAATCCTCG
This genomic stretch from Helicobacter macacae MIT 99-5501 harbors:
- a CDS encoding RAMP superfamily CRISPR-associated protein — its product is MRILAHIIFEADSALRFGCGDFDMLYDSPIQRDFNGLPLILGTSICGVIRANAKEIFSQSEIENLFGFSKGREDSSSKIIFSNALLLDEKMQVNESLIPFSALKKSKFLSYFLHLPQRQHNAIGAQGVCKDGAKFDEEIIYKGTRFKCAMEMKCENERDKEDFFKVLSLFYSPYIRFGAGSTKGFGVIKTLEIRYEILQNPFSKSSSLNQSLSQIFTPQDFTPKSHFTHYALTLTPENVFLFGSGFGDLFDSGFGDEYADSIAVSEKVVDYANGTLSEAKLLIPASSIKGTISQRTKFYINQHLRNFIDSAESTSDSNDTKSAQIHATLFGSANSQTNQPTKGRILVRDMYLDYDEKRNSQIFVHNSIDRFSASVIDGALFQEKATFAPTPNLCIDIFVATTNSHNPQDFATATNAFEKALVDICNGALPLGAMSSKGHGFFSGDLHKNGEKIHKNGAKL